A genomic window from Chitinophagaceae bacterium includes:
- a CDS encoding VCBS repeat-containing protein, with protein MSNFSPRLRAYVAVTAVALLMASCKNFDHVYSRNFDFPPADSTKFAKLDEPSGKLFDLLTDKSTGIDFSNRMDFKFLDDNNLYVNYYNGGGVAVMNINGDSLPDLYMTGNKVADQIYVNEGNMHFKNASQNSGILQTNKGWSTGVAVVDINNDGFDDVYVCRSRWKDSLANLFYINNGNGTFTEKGKEYGIECADSYTMGAVFFDYDNDGDLDLYVKNHPSDFVERMRFNNLEKVEQGKNQSDKFFRNDGNGKFTDVSKEAGINNHGYGLAVCAADVNDDGWMDVYGCNDFAMYDYLYINNGNGTFTDHSGDWLSKSSMFSMGVDIADVNNDAWQDIVTCDMRFDHSYMRRSFALGLRRNEFSNMVSSGYHYQYVKNALHINNGNNTYSEIANLAGVDATDWSWGPLFCDYDNDGLKDLFIPNGYYRWLNIDERELYQAMRDATRRKDSVAYNKLYTLVSKKKLIVPNYIYKNNGNFTFTNEIDNWGCNLPSITHGAALVDLDMDGDMDMVTSVTESSTIVYRNNSEKLDNNHYIRFKLTGTDKNINAIGTKIYIYSKSGMQMIQHHVVRGYQSTSENIAHFGLAKDDTVYKVIVIWPDEKTQVLKNLAVNQVVKLDHKNATNEKIDIHSKYTPMFADASEKLGIDYKHVEDEYEDFKKELLLPHKMSRFGPGLAVADVNGDGLEDFFVSGAVRSPGELYLQTSNKTFVKAPSQPWTNDKATEQLGVLFFDADGDNDADLYMATGGSEFSPEDPLLNDLLFTNDGKGNFSKNTKALPDMRVSGSCVVAGDYDNDGDLDLFVGGRVVPTKYPMPAKSTILRNDKGVFTDVTKEVAPELDKGGLVCGAIWTDYNADNKLDLMIIGEWMPVTLYKNDGGKFSNATTAAGLADATGWWNSIISGDFDNDGDVDYVAGNEGLNSRYYTPSKEQPVDLYSSDFDKNGTNDIVLSVYNYGKSYPVKTRMTMAEQIPMIGDKFKLYKTFALATTEEVFGNEALSAATHFTANTLASSYIENQGDGKFVVRALPMEAQFSCLYGIIPFDINNDGNLDLLAHGNFFSPESETEKQDACIGLTMLGDGKGNFKPLSIQESGFLSSKDAKALAIIYLGKNEAPVLLGTNNNDKMFAYSFTTNTQSKVGLTEKDRFAEIFYKDGRKEKHENNIGSGYLSEGSKTVSFIPTLVDKVVITDYKGEQRTAFQGQAIASK; from the coding sequence ATGAGTAATTTTTCTCCGCGCCTCAGGGCTTATGTAGCTGTAACTGCAGTAGCGCTCTTGATGGCGTCCTGCAAGAATTTCGATCACGTGTACTCCCGTAACTTCGATTTTCCGCCTGCCGACAGTACAAAATTTGCCAAACTGGATGAACCATCCGGAAAACTGTTCGACCTGCTCACAGATAAATCCACCGGCATTGATTTTTCCAACCGGATGGATTTTAAATTCCTTGATGATAATAACCTCTACGTAAACTACTACAACGGTGGCGGTGTAGCGGTAATGAATATCAACGGCGACTCTTTGCCCGATCTTTATATGACCGGCAATAAAGTGGCCGATCAGATTTATGTGAATGAAGGAAACATGCATTTTAAGAATGCTTCCCAAAATTCAGGCATCCTGCAGACTAACAAAGGCTGGTCAACAGGTGTTGCAGTAGTAGACATCAACAATGACGGTTTCGACGATGTATATGTCTGCCGCTCGCGTTGGAAAGATTCACTTGCGAATTTATTCTATATAAATAATGGCAACGGAACCTTTACCGAAAAGGGTAAAGAATATGGAATTGAATGCGCCGACAGTTACACGATGGGCGCAGTATTTTTTGATTACGACAATGATGGCGACCTTGACCTGTATGTAAAAAATCATCCGAGCGATTTCGTGGAACGCATGCGTTTCAACAATCTCGAAAAGGTGGAGCAGGGCAAAAACCAAAGCGATAAATTTTTCCGCAACGATGGCAATGGCAAATTCACAGATGTATCAAAAGAAGCCGGCATTAATAATCACGGATACGGATTAGCAGTGTGTGCCGCCGATGTGAATGATGACGGATGGATGGATGTCTATGGTTGCAATGACTTCGCGATGTACGATTATCTATACATTAACAATGGAAATGGAACCTTCACCGATCACTCCGGCGACTGGCTTTCAAAAAGCTCAATGTTCAGCATGGGCGTTGATATTGCTGACGTGAACAATGATGCATGGCAGGACATTGTAACCTGCGACATGCGTTTCGACCATTCTTACATGCGCCGCTCTTTTGCACTCGGACTTCGCAGAAATGAATTCAGCAACATGGTGAGCAGCGGTTATCATTATCAATATGTGAAGAATGCATTACACATCAACAATGGCAACAATACCTACTCTGAAATTGCCAACCTCGCAGGTGTAGACGCGACTGATTGGTCATGGGGGCCTTTGTTCTGCGATTATGATAATGATGGTCTGAAAGATCTGTTCATCCCAAATGGTTATTACCGCTGGTTGAATATTGACGAACGTGAATTGTACCAGGCGATGAGAGACGCCACGCGCCGGAAAGACAGTGTTGCTTATAACAAACTGTACACTTTGGTGAGCAAGAAAAAACTGATTGTTCCAAATTACATTTATAAAAACAACGGCAACTTCACTTTCACCAATGAGATTGATAACTGGGGCTGTAACCTTCCTTCTATTACTCATGGTGCTGCATTGGTTGATCTCGATATGGATGGTGATATGGACATGGTTACAAGCGTTACTGAATCATCTACCATCGTATATCGCAACAACTCCGAGAAGCTCGATAACAATCATTACATCCGTTTCAAACTCACGGGTACCGATAAAAATATCAATGCCATCGGCACCAAGATTTACATCTATTCAAAAAGCGGCATGCAGATGATTCAGCACCACGTTGTGCGTGGTTACCAGTCAACTTCTGAGAACATCGCGCATTTCGGTTTGGCAAAAGACGACACCGTTTATAAAGTGATTGTGATCTGGCCTGATGAAAAAACACAAGTATTGAAAAATCTTGCCGTAAACCAGGTGGTGAAACTCGATCACAAAAATGCCACTAACGAAAAGATTGACATTCATTCCAAATACACACCGATGTTTGCCGATGCTTCCGAAAAACTCGGCATTGATTACAAACATGTTGAAGATGAATATGAAGATTTCAAGAAAGAATTATTGTTACCTCATAAAATGAGTCGCTTCGGTCCCGGTCTAGCCGTTGCCGATGTGAATGGCGATGGGCTTGAAGACTTCTTTGTAAGCGGTGCTGTTAGATCACCCGGAGAATTGTATCTGCAGACTTCAAACAAAACTTTTGTTAAAGCACCTTCACAACCCTGGACCAATGATAAAGCCACTGAACAATTAGGTGTTTTATTTTTTGATGCCGATGGCGATAACGATGCAGACCTTTATATGGCTACAGGTGGAAGTGAATTCAGTCCTGAGGACCCACTGCTCAACGATTTACTATTTACAAATGATGGCAAAGGAAATTTTTCTAAAAACACAAAGGCACTTCCTGACATGCGGGTAAGCGGTTCCTGTGTAGTAGCCGGAGATTATGATAATGACGGTGACCTTGATTTATTTGTTGGCGGACGTGTAGTGCCCACCAAATATCCGATGCCTGCAAAGAGCACCATCCTGCGCAATGATAAAGGAGTGTTTACCGATGTTACGAAAGAAGTAGCTCCTGAATTGGATAAAGGCGGATTGGTTTGCGGCGCTATCTGGACAGATTATAATGCTGATAACAAACTCGACCTGATGATCATCGGCGAATGGATGCCTGTGACGCTCTATAAAAATGACGGAGGCAAATTTTCCAATGCAACTACCGCCGCAGGATTGGCTGATGCAACCGGTTGGTGGAACAGCATCATCTCCGGCGACTTCGATAACGATGGTGATGTTGACTACGTAGCCGGAAATGAAGGATTGAACTCCCGTTATTATACTCCTTCAAAAGAACAACCTGTTGATTTGTATTCTTCCGACTTTGATAAAAACGGCACCAACGACATTGTTCTTTCTGTTTACAACTACGGCAAATCCTATCCTGTTAAAACACGGATGACAATGGCGGAACAGATTCCGATGATCGGCGATAAATTCAAACTCTACAAAACTTTTGCATTGGCAACCACAGAAGAAGTGTTTGGCAATGAAGCACTTTCAGCAGCAACGCATTTCACTGCCAATACTTTGGCTTCCTCTTATATCGAAAACCAGGGTGATGGAAAATTTGTAGTTCGCGCATTACCGATGGAAGCTCAATTCTCCTGCTTATATGGAATAATTCCTTTTGATATCAACAACGATGGCAATCTTGATCTGTTGGCACATGGCAATTTCTTTAGCCCTGAATCAGAAACAGAAAAACAGGATGCATGCATTGGTTTAACAATGCTCGGTGATGGAAAAGGAAACTTTAAACCATTGAGCATCCAGGAATCAGGATTTCTCTCCAGTAAAGATGCCAAGGCGCTTGCTATCATCTATCTCGGAAAAAATGAAGCACCTGTTTTGCTCGGTACCAACAACAATGATAAGATGTTTGCCTACAGCTTTACGACTAATACCCAAAGCAAGGTTGGTCTTACCGAAAAAGATCGCTTCGCGGAAATTTTCTATAAGGATGGCCGCAAAGAAAAACATGAAAACAACATCGGTTCCGGTTACTTGTCGGAAGGCTCTAAAACAGTCTCCTTTATTCCTACCCTCGTTGATAAAGTAGTGATCACCGATTACAAGGGTGAGCAACGCACCGCTTTCCAGGGCCAGGCCATTGCATCTAAATAA
- a CDS encoding VCBS repeat-containing protein: MKPGMINTGYLAAILFSVALLASCNSGYKKADLTVVDFPTYDSTQFDPIDKPGGKLFDILSSATTGLVFSNDVGFRMRNDNNIYQYFYNGAGVAVLNLNGDSLPDVYMTGNIVPDKLFLNEGNMKFKDVTAEAGILTTKKGWSTGVSIVDINNDGFDDIYVCRSRWKDSLANLLYVNNGNGTFTEKAKEYGIDAPDTYTIMANFFDYDKDGDLDLFLANHPTDWIEKMRFNNLEKIENHTNQSDRLFRNDNGHFVNVSKESGIDTHGYGLSCTVADFNGDTWPDLYVANDFAMHDYYFINQGNGKFKESAREVLKKTSLFGMGADVGDINNDGYPDIFVVDMKFDHSYVRRSFMLAQRRAEFNNMVSSGYHYQYVRNMLQLNNGNGTFSEIACMAGVDATEWSWAPLLVDLDNDGYQDLFVSNGYYKTFNIDERELIQGLKDATRRGDSAMFSKISAIINKKKLKDPNVVFKNNGDLTFTRMTNEWGFNQPTITHGSAFADFDRDGDIDIISSNTEQSPFIYRNNEAQTLKHNFIEFRFSGSEKNKKGIGADVHIYTKNGLQYQTNHIVRGYQSTSEDLMHFGLGDVTTVDKVVVTWLDGKTQTLSGIASNQIITLKYADANEKAPEQAKPNVLFTNVTDKLKIDFKHEEDAFDDFKRELLLPEKNSYFGPGLAIGDVNGDGLDDFFVGGATRQSGALYLQTANGEFAVSTGQPWASDKASDEMGVLFFDADGDKDLDLYVATGGSQFNMEDKNYRDHLYLNDGTGKFSSADKALPDLFTSGSCVVAGDYDNDGDLDLFVGGRLTPQHYPTPAKSVILKNDQGKFTDVTASVAPSLEKAGLVCSALWTDFDNDQKLDLLLGGEWMPVTFLKNNNGKFDDVTAQTGLQNMTGWWNSMVSGDFDNDGDVDYIAGNEGLNTRYYKPSEKEPIDLYSYDFDKNGTNDVVMSFYNFGQSYPVKNLQYSAEQMPVLAKEFKTYSGFALSSTNEIYGPKGLDKAFHLTASTLASSYIENLGNGKFAMRALPMRAQVSSMFGMLTYDVNSDGNLDLMYHGNFYNKESETERNDAFIGEILLGDGKGNFTYLPSRESGFFSDKDAKALAVISVGKNQTSVILGTNNNDKMFAYQLNANNSKVKYTEQDKYADIYLKDGRKIRCEMNFGSGFLSENSKEIAFIPSLTQKVMITDYKNQTRTVFQAEALAAK; encoded by the coding sequence ATGAAACCAGGAATGATAAATACAGGATACTTAGCTGCAATACTTTTTTCGGTAGCGCTGCTGGCATCCTGTAACAGCGGGTATAAGAAAGCAGATCTTACGGTAGTGGATTTTCCTACGTACGACAGCACTCAATTTGACCCGATAGATAAACCAGGCGGAAAACTTTTCGATATTCTCTCAAGCGCTACTACAGGGCTTGTGTTTTCGAATGATGTAGGTTTTCGCATGCGCAACGACAACAACATCTACCAATACTTCTACAATGGTGCTGGTGTTGCAGTATTGAATTTGAATGGTGACTCATTGCCGGATGTTTACATGACTGGTAATATTGTTCCGGACAAGCTGTTTTTGAATGAAGGCAACATGAAGTTTAAAGATGTGACTGCTGAAGCCGGTATTCTTACAACGAAGAAAGGCTGGTCAACTGGTGTGTCTATTGTAGACATTAACAATGATGGGTTTGATGATATTTATGTTTGCCGTTCCCGTTGGAAAGATTCACTCGCTAATCTATTATATGTAAACAATGGAAATGGAACCTTTACCGAAAAGGCCAAAGAATATGGCATAGATGCACCTGACACTTACACCATCATGGCCAACTTTTTCGACTATGATAAAGATGGTGACCTTGATCTTTTCCTTGCCAATCATCCTACAGACTGGATCGAGAAGATGCGTTTCAACAACCTGGAGAAAATCGAGAACCATACCAACCAAAGCGATCGACTTTTCCGGAATGACAATGGTCACTTTGTAAATGTTTCGAAAGAATCAGGTATTGATACACATGGCTACGGGCTCAGTTGCACCGTTGCAGATTTCAATGGCGACACCTGGCCCGATCTGTATGTTGCCAATGATTTTGCCATGCACGATTATTATTTCATCAATCAGGGCAATGGTAAGTTTAAAGAATCAGCACGTGAAGTATTGAAAAAAACATCGCTGTTCGGAATGGGAGCTGACGTAGGTGACATCAACAATGATGGTTATCCGGACATTTTTGTGGTGGACATGAAATTCGATCATTCTTATGTTCGTCGCTCCTTCATGCTTGCACAACGTCGTGCAGAATTTAACAACATGGTGAGCAGCGGTTATCATTATCAGTATGTACGCAACATGCTGCAACTGAATAATGGCAACGGTACTTTTTCTGAAATTGCCTGTATGGCCGGTGTGGATGCTACAGAATGGTCATGGGCTCCATTGCTTGTTGATCTTGACAATGATGGATACCAGGATCTTTTTGTATCCAATGGTTATTACAAAACCTTCAACATTGATGAGCGTGAATTGATACAAGGACTGAAAGACGCCACACGCCGTGGCGACAGCGCAATGTTCAGCAAGATCAGCGCGATCATCAACAAGAAAAAATTAAAAGATCCTAACGTAGTATTCAAAAACAACGGCGATCTCACTTTTACGCGCATGACCAATGAATGGGGTTTCAATCAACCAACTATAACACACGGTTCTGCATTTGCTGACTTCGATCGTGACGGCGATATTGACATCATCAGCAGTAACACTGAACAATCACCTTTCATCTATCGCAACAACGAAGCACAAACACTCAAGCATAATTTTATTGAATTCCGTTTCAGTGGCAGTGAAAAGAATAAAAAAGGAATTGGTGCTGATGTTCATATTTATACCAAGAACGGTTTACAATATCAAACCAATCACATTGTAAGAGGTTATCAGTCTACTTCTGAAGATCTGATGCATTTCGGATTGGGTGATGTAACAACAGTTGACAAAGTAGTGGTGACGTGGTTGGATGGAAAGACACAGACACTTTCAGGCATTGCTTCCAACCAGATTATAACACTGAAGTATGCTGACGCCAATGAAAAAGCACCCGAACAAGCAAAGCCGAATGTGCTTTTCACCAATGTAACCGACAAGCTGAAAATAGATTTCAAACATGAAGAAGACGCGTTTGATGATTTTAAACGCGAACTGTTGCTTCCTGAAAAGAACAGCTACTTCGGTCCCGGATTGGCAATTGGTGATGTGAACGGCGATGGTCTTGATGACTTTTTTGTGGGAGGTGCTACGCGCCAATCGGGCGCATTGTATTTGCAAACCGCGAATGGTGAATTTGCTGTTTCAACCGGACAGCCCTGGGCAAGTGATAAAGCATCAGATGAGATGGGCGTACTTTTCTTTGATGCCGATGGCGACAAAGATCTTGACTTGTATGTTGCAACCGGCGGAAGCCAGTTTAACATGGAAGACAAAAACTACCGCGATCATTTATACCTGAATGATGGAACCGGTAAATTTTCTTCCGCTGATAAAGCATTACCCGATTTGTTTACGAGTGGTTCCTGTGTAGTGGCAGGTGATTATGACAATGATGGCGACCTCGATTTATTTGTAGGTGGACGATTAACACCACAGCATTATCCTACACCGGCAAAAAGTGTGATACTGAAAAACGACCAGGGAAAATTTACGGATGTAACGGCGAGTGTTGCGCCTTCGCTGGAGAAAGCAGGGCTTGTTTGTTCAGCACTCTGGACAGATTTCGACAACGATCAAAAGCTTGACCTCCTGCTCGGTGGCGAATGGATGCCGGTTACGTTCCTTAAAAACAACAATGGCAAGTTCGATGACGTAACAGCGCAAACAGGTTTACAGAACATGACGGGCTGGTGGAACAGCATGGTGTCCGGCGACTTCGATAATGATGGTGACGTAGATTATATCGCCGGCAATGAAGGTCTCAATACACGTTATTACAAACCGAGTGAGAAAGAACCGATTGATCTTTATTCCTATGATTTTGATAAGAATGGTACCAACGATGTGGTGATGTCATTCTACAACTTCGGTCAGAGTTATCCTGTGAAAAACCTGCAATACAGCGCGGAACAAATGCCGGTGCTTGCCAAAGAATTTAAAACATATTCAGGTTTTGCACTTTCTTCCACCAATGAAATTTATGGCCCCAAGGGTTTAGACAAAGCTTTTCATCTTACAGCCAGCACATTGGCCAGTTCATACATTGAAAATTTAGGCAATGGTAAATTTGCGATGCGTGCTTTGCCGATGCGTGCACAGGTTTCAAGCATGTTTGGAATGCTGACCTATGATGTGAATAGTGATGGCAACCTTGACCTGATGTACCATGGCAATTTCTACAACAAGGAATCAGAGACAGAACGCAACGATGCATTTATCGGAGAAATATTACTGGGCGATGGTAAAGGAAACTTCACTTACCTGCCAAGCCGCGAAAGTGGTTTCTTCTCTGATAAAGATGCCAAAGCATTGGCAGTGATCAGCGTTGGTAAAAATCAGACGTCTGTGATTCTTGGTACCAACAACAACGATAAGATGTTTGCTTACCAGTTGAATGCAAACAACAGCAAGGTGAAATACACCGAGCAGGATAAATACGCTGATATCTATCTGAAAGACGGACGCAAGATCCGTTGCGAAATGAATTTTGGTTCCGGTTTCCTCTCAGAGAATTCAAAAGAGATTGCCTTCATTCCATCCCTTACCCAAAAAGTGATGATCACCGATTATAAGAACCAAACGCGAACTGTGTTCCAGGCAGAAGCATTAGCAGCGAAGTAA
- a CDS encoding Ig-like domain-containing protein, translating into MAPTGGEKDIIPPIPVRTNPENLSIHFKAQKITITFNEFIQAGDFGSQAFFSPALNIKPLYRVHGKTLTITLNDTLKSQTTYTINFGTAVKDITEGNIMVNYQYVFSTGDYIDSMSIQGVVKGAEDGLVKENVMAMLYNDLTDSIVAKERPAYYAHTDKDGHFEISHLKEGTYQLIGLRDLDADLLLGPGEEVAFVDTAVQINDSTGFYTLQMFKPIAESQKILGTHSSQPGKLTIAFAKQLEQLKVIPLSGNARDGVLQFNAARDTAIFFLNDVASDSIQLQVVDGSFTDTAEVRMKKVNEKEKVLLPKFTVASVLKSGRSSQQQEPDKPFLLQFSTPVIFVSENKELLLTDDSTKTSVTTKVELKADTGTLRKNGSFIFPFTEKTSYTLLIPDSVFKDVYGRFNDSTTIRFTTFEKSATGNLLLKVTTDSIKNYFYELRNSSKEVIARGKLKHGLNELNFQAMRPGNYSLKVIDDLNANNRWDTGNYWKHLQPEKIYNYTDDITLRPNWDLDVEMKVGVGNKLTGRR; encoded by the coding sequence ATGGCACCAACAGGCGGTGAAAAGGATATTATTCCGCCAATACCAGTACGCACTAATCCAGAGAACCTCTCCATTCATTTCAAGGCGCAAAAAATCACCATCACCTTCAATGAATTCATACAGGCCGGAGATTTTGGGTCACAGGCATTTTTTTCTCCTGCTCTGAATATTAAACCGCTATATCGTGTGCATGGTAAAACACTCACCATTACACTTAATGATACATTGAAATCACAAACAACTTACACGATAAATTTCGGAACGGCTGTGAAGGACATCACCGAAGGAAATATTATGGTGAATTACCAATATGTTTTTTCCACCGGTGATTATATTGATTCGATGAGCATTCAGGGTGTGGTAAAAGGAGCAGAAGACGGTCTCGTCAAAGAAAATGTTATGGCAATGTTGTACAACGATCTTACTGATTCAATTGTAGCCAAAGAACGACCTGCTTATTACGCGCACACTGATAAAGACGGACATTTCGAAATCAGTCATTTGAAGGAAGGCACCTATCAACTGATTGGATTGCGTGACCTGGATGCAGATCTCCTTTTAGGACCGGGAGAAGAAGTTGCTTTCGTTGACACCGCTGTTCAGATTAATGACAGTACGGGTTTCTATACACTTCAGATGTTTAAGCCGATTGCTGAAAGTCAGAAAATACTCGGCACGCATTCCTCACAGCCGGGAAAGCTGACCATTGCTTTCGCAAAGCAGTTGGAGCAGTTAAAGGTTATTCCACTCAGTGGAAATGCCCGGGATGGCGTGTTACAATTTAATGCTGCAAGAGACACTGCGATATTTTTTCTGAATGATGTAGCATCTGACAGCATTCAGCTTCAGGTGGTAGATGGTTCTTTTACCGATACGGCCGAAGTAAGAATGAAAAAGGTGAATGAAAAGGAAAAAGTACTGTTGCCGAAGTTTACGGTAGCCTCTGTTTTAAAAAGCGGAAGAAGCAGTCAGCAGCAGGAACCGGATAAACCATTCCTGCTGCAATTTTCAACGCCTGTTATTTTTGTATCTGAAAATAAGGAACTGTTGCTTACGGATGACTCTACGAAAACCAGTGTTACCACCAAAGTTGAGCTGAAGGCAGACACCGGCACCTTGAGAAAAAACGGATCTTTCATTTTTCCATTTACGGAAAAGACGAGTTATACACTCCTGATTCCTGATTCGGTATTTAAAGATGTGTATGGCCGCTTCAACGACAGCACAACTATCAGGTTCACCACCTTTGAAAAATCTGCTACCGGAAATCTCCTGCTGAAAGTGACGACCGATTCCATCAAAAATTATTTTTATGAATTGCGCAACAGTTCAAAAGAAGTGATTGCACGTGGCAAACTGAAACATGGATTGAATGAATTGAATTTTCAGGCCATGCGCCCCGGAAATTATTCATTGAAAGTGATTGATGATTTGAATGCCAACAACCGCTGGGATACCGGCAACTATTGGAAGCATTTGCAACCGGAGAAAATCTATAACTATACGGATGATATTACGCTTCGTCCAAATTGGGATCTCGATGTGGAGATGAAGGTTGGAGTTGGGAACAAATTGACAGGTAGAAGATGA
- a CDS encoding carboxy terminal-processing peptidase, whose product MSKYSMSMKPVVVVITVAALAISAVCLSFACFRLPEANNKELLGLVMGGISAAHYAPQPVDDVFSEKIFKEFIERVDYNKKIFTRKDIDLLASYKERIDDQLQDSSYVFFDAVMKIYAIRVKQAQRYSVAALENPFDFTIDESLETDGDKLSFVADTNALKEEWRKYMKLQVLQQLNLSEEQQQKAKEKSDTVKIKTFAELEKSAREKVKKNNKDFFERVNELENNDWLAIYINTISNIEDPHTEYFPPVQKQNFDIQMTGQLEGIGAQLQQRDGEIRVTSIVAGSASWRQGQLKANDVIIAVAQGAADPVSIEGMRLDKAIQLIRGKKGTEVRLTVRKPDASVLIIPIVRDIVVLDATYAKSAIINSGGKKIGYIRLPEFYAPFNQQGGRSCADDVKAELEKLKAENVAGIILDLRDNGGGSLQEAVKLGGLFIPTGPIVQVRPRGAKPNVLYDTDPGVVYSGPLTVMVNYYSASASEIVAAAMQDYHRAVLIGSSSTYGKGTVQNLFNLDDFVSQSENSPPKLGSLKITIQKFYRINGGTTQLQGVTPDIVLPDPYSQITNGEKEDPYAIGWDEIAPAKYENWNATNNIATLKSHSQQRIATNNSFQLIQQEASDFKLRKDNSVYSLNYKKFSAQQKELDAKDKKYDAIDADSMLVAVSNLAVDMTKINADSTAVARNQQFLKNLKKDIYLYEATQVMEEVK is encoded by the coding sequence ATGTCAAAGTATTCAATGAGCATGAAACCTGTGGTTGTCGTAATTACAGTTGCAGCACTTGCTATCAGTGCTGTTTGTCTTTCATTTGCCTGTTTCAGGTTACCTGAAGCAAACAATAAGGAATTACTTGGATTAGTGATGGGTGGTATCAGTGCCGCACACTATGCCCCGCAACCTGTAGATGATGTTTTTTCTGAAAAAATTTTTAAAGAGTTTATCGAAAGGGTAGATTACAATAAAAAGATTTTCACCCGAAAGGATATCGATCTGTTGGCATCCTATAAGGAGCGTATTGATGATCAGTTGCAGGACAGTTCCTACGTTTTTTTTGACGCGGTGATGAAAATTTATGCGATCCGTGTTAAGCAGGCCCAACGCTATAGTGTGGCGGCGCTGGAAAATCCTTTCGATTTCACTATTGATGAAAGTCTTGAAACTGATGGCGACAAACTGTCTTTTGTTGCAGACACTAACGCCTTGAAGGAAGAATGGAGAAAATACATGAAGCTGCAGGTGTTGCAACAGTTGAATCTTTCAGAAGAACAACAACAAAAAGCTAAAGAGAAATCAGACACCGTTAAAATAAAAACGTTTGCAGAGCTGGAAAAAAGTGCGCGGGAGAAGGTGAAAAAAAACAACAAGGATTTTTTTGAGCGGGTTAATGAATTGGAAAATAATGACTGGCTGGCGATTTATATCAATACCATTTCAAACATTGAAGATCCGCACACAGAATATTTTCCACCCGTGCAAAAGCAAAATTTCGACATCCAGATGACCGGTCAACTGGAAGGTATCGGCGCACAATTACAACAACGCGATGGGGAAATCAGGGTTACCAGCATTGTTGCAGGAAGTGCATCCTGGCGGCAGGGGCAATTGAAAGCAAACGATGTAATTATAGCCGTGGCACAGGGAGCAGCAGACCCCGTAAGCATTGAAGGCATGCGGCTTGATAAAGCCATTCAGTTAATTCGTGGAAAGAAGGGAACAGAAGTGAGACTCACTGTTCGTAAACCGGATGCCTCTGTTTTGATCATTCCAATTGTCCGCGACATTGTGGTACTGGATGCCACGTATGCTAAATCTGCTATCATTAATTCAGGCGGCAAGAAAATCGGTTATATCCGTCTTCCTGAATTTTATGCACCGTTCAATCAGCAGGGAGGAAGAAGCTGTGCTGACGATGTGAAAGCAGAACTGGAGAAATTGAAAGCTGAAAATGTGGCCGGAATTATTCTTGACTTGCGCGACAATGGAGGCGGTTCGCTGCAGGAAGCAGTGAAACTCGGTGGCTTGTTTATTCCAACAGGACCCATTGTGCAGGTGCGACCGCGTGGTGCAAAACCGAATGTGCTTTATGATACAGATCCTGGTGTTGTTTATAGTGGTCCGCTCACCGTAATGGTGAATTACTACAGTGCATCGGCGTCTGAAATTGTAGCGGCAGCCATGCAGGATTACCATCGCGCTGTACTGATTGGAAGCAGCAGCACTTACGGAAAAGGAACCGTTCAGAATCTTTTCAACCTTGATGATTTCGTATCGCAATCAGAGAACAGCCCTCCTAAATTAGGCTCTCTCAAAATCACGATTCAAAAATTTTATCGCATCAATGGCGGTACAACCCAGTTACAAGGTGTAACGCCTGACATTGTGCTGCCTGATCCGTATTCGCAGATTACGAACGGGGAAAAGGAAGATCCGTATGCCATAGGATGGGATGAGATTGCTCCGGCGAAATATGAAAACTGGAATGCAACGAATAATATTGCAACATTAAAATCGCACAGCCAGCAACGCATCGCAACAAATAATTCCTTTCAGTTGATACAACAGGAAGCTTCCGATTTCAAATTAAGGAAAGACAATTCTGTTTATTCCCTCAACTACAAAAAATTCAGCGCGCAGCAAAAGGAGCTGGATGCAAAGGATAAAAAATATGATGCCATTGATGCAGACTCCATGCTGGTGGCTGTTTCCAATCTCGCTGTTGATATGACAAAAATAAATGCCGACAGTACTGCCGTCGCACGCAATCAACAGTTCCTGAAAAATCTGAAGAAGGATATTTATTTGTATGAAGCAACGCAGGTGATGGAGGAAGTGAAGTGA